CCCCCAGGTGTGATAAGGGCAATCCCTGCACAAGATAGTTGATCTGTAGTTGACCCGTCCACGTGCAATTTCTAGGTAGGTTTGTCTTCGTTGTTGTTTGGTATGGATTCTTGTACTGGCTCCGGGTTGTCCTTTAAGCAGCTACTTTCTTTTTTGTCGGCACACTCAACTACAAAGTCTACCAAGGCCTATCCTTTGACTGTTGTTCGGGGTTGAAAGATTATTTCGTACTGACCCAACTCTACTGCCCATTTGAGTAACCGTCTAGAAGCGTCGAGTTTTTGCAATACTTGGCATAATGGTTTGTCAGTGTATACCCGAACAAGATGAGCCTGGAAATAAAGTCTTAGCTTCCTTGTTGGTAAGATTAGGTAGTAAGTAAGCTTTCTATCAATGGGTAACATCCTTCAACTTCAATGAGTCTTTTGCTAATATAATAGTGTGGATGCTGAATGTTGTTCTCTTCTTTAATCAACACGGCACTCACAGCATATTCTATAACAACTAGGTATATTCCTAATTGTTCTCCGTCCAGGGGTTTTGAGAGTACGAGAGGTTTTGCAAGTTGTCTTTTTAGCTCTTGCAAGGCATTCTCACATTCCTCCGTCCATTCAAATTTCTTGTTACCTCAAAGTATGTTGAAGAAAGGAACACACTTGTATgttgactttgaaacaaatctACTGAGTGCGGCTATCCGACCAGTTAAGCTTTGGACTTCTTTAGTTTTTGTTGGCGATTTCATATCTAGGAGGGCTTATATTttctctggattggcttcaatacctcgagcattaataataaaaccaaGAAGCTTACCCGAGCTGACTCTaaaggagcactttaaggggttgagtttcatgttgtattttttgAGGATTTCAAAGCATTTGTCTAGGTCCTCTATATGCCCCcagccttcctggatttgacgagcatgtcatcaaCGTATACTTCCATATTTCGTCTGATCTAGTCTTTAAACATTTGATTCACCAACCTCTGGTAGGTAGATTTAGCATTCTTTAGACCAAACGGCATGACCTTATAACAgtatagacccatatctgttcagAACCTTATATGTTCTTAGTATGGTGGATGCATTCTGATTTGATTATACCCCGAATAGGCGTCCATAAAGCTTAGGATCTCGTGCTCGGCTATTGCATCCACGAGTTGATCTATTCTtagaagtggaaaacagtctttgtgGCATGCCTTGTTGAGATTGGTAAAATCAATACATAATAGCCATTTTCTGTTGGACTTGGGTACCAGTACAGGATTAGCTAACGAagctgggtagaaagcttcaatgatGAACTTGTTAGTACGCAACTTTTCTACATCTTTTTTTAATGTCTGTGCCCGTTCTTTGTCCAATAATCTTCTTTTTTGTTGAACGGGATGAAAGTTTTGATTGATGTTTAGGGCGTGAGATATTACAGAAGGATCAATAATGACCATATCCTcgtgtgaccaggcaaaaatgtctaggtttgctcttagaaattttattaaggctaattttacttcgagcagGAAACCTTTGCCAATTTTGAGTTTCCTGGTCAGGATAATTGGGTCGATTTCTATCTCTTCCAATTCTTCCACTAGCCCTACATTTGTATTTGGTTCCCCAAGTCGGGGATCCACATCCTCGTCCCCGCCTTGGGTGACTTCCTATTGGGCAATACTTTTCCCTTTGCTCGAATTCTGGCTGGAGGTATTCTCCTTTTTGACCTTGGTCAGGGCAAGCTTATAGCATTCCCGTACAATTTTTTAATTCCCTTTGAGGCACCCTATCCCATTTTTTGTTGGGAACATGATGCACAAATGAAAAACTAAAGTGACAGCTTTCAAGTCATATAGGGTTGGTCGGCCTAACATGACGTTGAAGGCTGATGGAACATCAATTATCAAAAATTGTGCCATCACAGTTATGCTCCTTGGAGCTTGCCCAACACTGAGGGGTAAACAGATTTGCCCCAAAGGTGCAACACTTTGGCCGAAAAAACCATACACCAATTGGGTACGGgggattaaatatttaagttagagccccatcttctcgtaTGTTGTCTTAAACAAGATGTGCAAAGAGGCTCTATTGTTCATCATGGTCTGGGCCACTGTTTTGTTGGCTATCTGCACTTCCATGACGAAAGGATCGTGATGTGAGAAGTGGACGTGGACAACATCTACTTTTGTGAAGATTATAGTGGGTTCCCCTACCCGTGGTATTTTTGGCTTTCTTTCCTCTACGGCCAAAACTATTTCCTTTTGCTCGTGTTGTAAGGCTCGGGCATACTTTTCCCGAGCTTTGCCCAAGTCTCCAGCTGGGTGTGGGCCCCTGATAATGACTTGTAGATGCCAATCTACTGGTAAATGGGGCATCAATAAATCCTGGTTATTGTCTATTTGGGCGGCCCTTTGATTTTGGTTGACCTTGACATATTTATGCAAGTGCAGGTTATGCTTTATGATTAAGAATTCAATTTCTCGGTTCAAGCTATTGCTCTCATtcgtgtcgtggccgtagtctaaccctgtgtctgataaatctaggaaactttattcacatagtcatgtttactttccaatgtgttgacagcacaataaacaggatcaagtatgtgaaaagcgtttcagacgaattcatacattatgtacatataatcatgaaataaatcatgtgaaccatgcaacattaaatgttatttctgatctatattaataaataaatctgattatattgaaacgagttttatttagggcataaaacccaacagttattaGGTATAACTCCACCTAAAGAACAGTCAGGTAGGATCTGGCCGTCTACCGCTTGGCCCATAGGTTGGACCTATGACCAGGGATTGGACGACTGACCATTATGAGTTTGGGCGGTATGCCCAGTAGCAATTTTTTCTATACCGCCCAGTGGGATACTAGACGCGGTAGCTGGTTGCTGATTAGTAATCTGATAGGCTCTTTGTATCATTATGGTAGCCTGTCTTGTGTGGTCATCGATGGCTGCTTGTTGAGCCTTTAATGTTTCCATCTCCCTGTCCCTCCACTCAATGAACTAGTCTTGCTACTCATCAAACGCAAGGTTTATTGCAGCACGAAGATCTCCTGATCATGGTGCAAGGTGTTATTATGGCCTTGCATGAGTCCAAGGGCAGCACGGAGGTTTTGGATCTCGGTATCATGCCCCACTAACCTCTGAGCATTGGTGGAGTACGGGACTTCGGTGCTGGGAGTGGTTTGGTCGGCTGTAGAACTGGTATTTCCAATCTCTTGCACACTTGGTGTGATCCCAACCAGAGGGGGAGTCACACTGTGGCCCACAATAGGTGGTTGTGTGTTGGGCTACTCAGGATTGGTCTCTGGTGGAACCCTTGTATTCCTAGGGGGTTGTACAATAGGTTTCGTCACCATTGGGGCACTCTGATCGACCAGGCCTCTGCGAGTTTGCACCACCATTCTGTATGCCTGTGAAGATTTAAGACAAAGAACAAACTTGGGTttttgctctcaatgaaagtaccaaaatgttgaccatGCTTTTAGTCAATGACAATGAGTCAATTATTAAGTGATTAGAAATGTAATTAAAATAGAGCGAAAACCAATAAGTAGTAAAGAACACCAGATTTTGAAGAGGTTCGCCCCTTTAGTAgagtaatagcctactccccttagaTTGTATTAACTTGAGAACAAAGAACACAATGTTTTTTCTCTCAAAGCTCTTACAATGAGATCTCTAAGTAATTCTCTTAGATCTCTCTCTAAAGCAATTCTCTCAATCCCCCTCTACAGTGAAGctagatcactatttatagggccttAATGCACGAGGGAAGGTTTCCCTTTTGCTTATAATGTCTATAATAGGAAGGAACATTCATTACATAAATAGAATACATGAAATGGGGGATTGAGACAGCTTGTCATATCCCTCTAATTCAATCCCATGATTGTAGGGATTGCCTACGTGCTTGGACTCCACGATATCAATCCTGAAGTAGTCAAGTCTTAACAAATAGCTCAAAAAACCAAACATGCTCTCTGCTCGGGTAGTCTGCCCTTTACCCTGCTTGGGTAAGTAGACGTTGTGCGTGCATATATGCTACTTGAAGTTTTTCACGATATTAATCTCTACCTAGGTGCAAAGGATATTGGACACGTGTCACTCGTATATGCTGCCACATTATAGTGCAAAAAATGGGATAACACCCCTTGCTTCCTCTGGCTGGTCATGGGGGACTTTAATAATTATCTATCCCCAAATGATAGGAATAGCTCTTCTATTCCCCCTCACTATGCTATGGTCAAATTCAATTCCTTCCTCTCGCAACATAATTATTCCCCCTCCCTTGCATTGGTAACAAATTTACCTGGAAGCATGGTAGGTTGCTCGAACAGTTGGACTGGTGTATTATAAATGATCACTGATCCAATCTCTTCCCCCTTATTTCTCTTTCCCATCTTCCCTTTTATGTTTCTGACCACTGTGCTCTAAAAGTCACTCTTAAAGATAAACTAGCTCGAACAACAAGGAAGAAAAGATTCCACTTTGAGAACCACTGGCTTTCTAATCCAAATTTTTACCATTTGGTGAAGAATTTCTGGTCTCTCAACCCCCCTAATCCCCCTCGTGATAACCTCTACACTTCCTCTCCAAGCAACAAACTAGTGTCCATGCCATTGTTAAttggaacaaaaaaaaaatagtagtctTAAGCAAAGAATTTTGATCACACAAACTGAGTTGGaaataattttatcatcaacCTCACCAACTCAGGACCAACTTCTCAAAGCCCAGACCCTCCAATCTTCCCTTGATACTCTGTTGTACAAGGATGAAGTTTATTGGAACAAAGGGCTAGAGTTGATTGGTTAAGGGCGGGTGATAAGAAAAGCCACCTCTAGGAGAAGAAACAAAACCATCAGAAGCATAACCTTTAATGATGGAACAATTACTGATAATGATGATGTTATTAGAAATTGTTTTGTCAACTTTTATGTTAAGCTTTTCTCTTCTAAAGGCTCCAATGAGGATGCCATCGCCAAAATTCTCAAAGAGGTCCACAACCATCTCAGTCTCTCTCAATATCATATCCTTGACAATTCCTTTGTACCTGATGAAATTAAGCCTGCTCTGTTCCAACTCTCATGTCACAAGGCTCCTGGGCCAGATGGCCTTAATGCCTTTTTCTATCAGAAGCATTGGTTTGTTTTAGGGAAAGATTTGTGTGTTGTTGTtcttgatattttgaatagaaattctGATATCTCTTTAGTCAGTCAAACCACTATTGTCCTGATCCCAAAGAAAAAGAATGCATCCCATGTTCGAGATTATGGGACCATTAGCTTGTGCTCCACTATGTATAAAATTGTTGCCAAAGTCTTATCCAACAAAATCAGGGTTGTCTTGGGCTCTTTAATTTCAAACAATCAAAGTGATTTTCTTTCTAATAaacttatttttgaaaatacccTTATTACTAATGAAGTGGTCAATGCTATTAATAACTAAAGAAGTGGCAAACTGGGGTGGGCTGCCCTCAAACTCAATATGGAGAAGGATTTCAATAGAGTTGAATGGAATTTCATCAAAGCCATTCTGCTCCATTTTGGTTTCCCTAAAAGGTTTGTCTCCCTTGTTCTTTGCTGTCTTTCCATTGTCTTCTTTAAAATTCTGATCAAGGGTTGTCACTCTCAAAGTTTTCATTCTTCTAGTGGCATAAGATAAGGGGACCCCCTCTCCCCCTACCTTTTCTTCCTGATCTCTGAAGGACTCTCTACTGCCATCTATGCTAGTATGAAAGCCAACCTTTAAGAGTTTCCCCATATGCAGAATTGCCCTTGTGATCTCCCACTTACTTTTCGCAAATGATAGTTTGCTTTTTGCCACTGTCACAGTTGAGAACTGCCAAGCTATTAGGAATATCCTTAATACTTATAATAAGGCCACTGACCAAGCAGTTAATTTCTCCAAATCCTCCATCCTTTTTTCACCAAACACTAGCCTCGCTAATAAAAATATCTTCCTAAATCATCTCAGTCTGTTCAATAAAGAGTTCATAAGTAAATACTTAAGGGTCCCTCAGTGTGTTGGTAGGCTTAAGAACTCTTCCTTCCATTACCTTTTTCAGAAtgttagtgttggaaattattttaccaggattttagatctactcacaagtatgttgattaaaaccctaaatatgaactttctaaaacgatgaaataaacacatataaagtttagtaaaccttacattgggtgcagcggaataatatgtgtaatgaccgctctagtaatgtggattagtaaaggcaattagcactaatttttattattttattattatttgtgaattaatttaaaatgtggaccccaatatttagaaataaatattagagttataatttctcaattctggagattttattaaactctaggggtattatttagcttatatgtgaaatatgttaatttgcTCTCAGCCCTGTGATAGTGGAAGATTTATACCCACACCACCTACCCCGAGACTAACAGGCTCTCATTTTTGACTTACTAGATCACCTCAGGTACACCTCCTAGTGTGATCATTCCTTTCTCATAGTTAAAATCTTTTTAACTAGAATTAATGCTAATAAGCATTACCGCACATGCATAGACATACTTAGCAACtttatatcaaaaaaaaaaaaaacttatcacACTTCTCGAACAACTTTACACATATCAAATAAGAAGACAATTCAAACAATTAGTAAATAATCCACTAATCAACTAACAATCAGCACTTACTAAGCCATGAGTCGAACGAGTctttgcagccaatgtacatatcaagccagtcttcaggatctttaaaccttggtcactctgataccatgttgtaacgccctgactctcagggacgccacgtgtgtgcttttataaacttattattattactaatctataaatttttagaaaaaaatgtaGTTTAATTAAaacctttaattaaattcaacataaagactTTCATTTTAAATACTGTTGTAATATGGGGATTCCCTGCTAAGAAAATTCTTTTACAACTAATTACAATTCCATTTGAACAAGAATAGGTTATACATCAAATCATAGAAAAGGGTTGATCCTGCTTCACAAAAGCCAAGACAACACGGTTGATATGTACACTGCTGGAAGACCTTTGACCCATGGCCGAACAGAACTGCTAATCTTCTTACCTGCACCATGAAGTACCCGTGAGTCAcagtgactcagcaagaaaagctactagATAAAGAAAATCATGGAAAATAATAGCAAATTATAGTACCACAGATTATACATACCAAGagatcattctctttcaacgTACATATACAATTCAACGTCTATACAGGAAaacttgttacaaaattaagagtATTTATAGTTATACATAATCAATAACCTCAGTGTTTCATAAAACACCCTAATCATATAGTATTGTAAACACTTACTTTTAATGCTTCAGAAAGCACTCCAGTTCACACATTAACATATCAACTCAATCTTTGTACTTCATAAAGCATTCTAATCATGTATTATTACAAGAAAAGTGATTAACTTCACAAGCAACATAACATCCATTCAGTCCCACTATAACATAATATATTCAATTACAACTCATCATATAACAACACACTTAATCCATCTCACGACCTCGTAATCACACAATCCCGGTACCTCATAAAGtacccttaccactcgttaccCACAAGCTACATATGTCACTATTGTTGCTCGATATAGCAAacaataagtaagaaacctatctgcggtttcaggagtaattactcataacggtgataaccgtttcttttactcgatcataatcgagccacaacgataataatcgtttcataatacttccctcgatcataatcgagtcaaatgatgataattgtttcataatatttccctcgatcataatcgagtcaaacgatgataatcgtttcatatcattaccctcgatcataatcgagtcaaacgatgataatcgtttcatatcattaccctcgatcataatcgagtcacaatgATGATAATCATTTCCTATtaatttccctcgatcataatcgagtcacatccAATACATATCATTAACCTCGATTAAGATTAAGTCACAACAACGTATAACAAGATTTCGATCTTAATCGAAACTGTAACAATCATAACATTAACCTTATACAatatttaatacttttcttacctcaagtccaaagtcaagtatgtgggccgacctgagtggaacgatgcTCGACACTTTCGAGTCCTATGTCACGGCAAAGGTAAATCAATAAGGGTCTATTCCAAAACACTGTCTAAAACTCgcataaaataacctagggttttctaccaaatcttATCGTAAGAACACCCTAAAGTAAAATATATCTTTTGGCTCTAAACTATGTCTCATACTGTAGAGCTCTTcataagcttcgaaacggtatatagaatgtctaaaacggacacccgagtgaaaagttatggctaaaatacgaAAAAACGGCGATTCCTGAAAATTgaccatccggaatttcggttggtgCAGCCCTGTAccattcggaattccggttcatcacACCAGAAAGTCGAAAATTTTAGATCTTCAAAGTCCCAAAACTttctccaaacctaaccaattgtTTCCAAACTTCACAGAACAGTTCTATAACATGTATGCAACATATCTCAACACTCAAAACCAACAATTAACTTAAAATCACAACTTCACCATTGTTGAGTGAGTTTTGAGCTCTTAAACTCTAACTCACTCAACTCAAACTACAACTACAAACTCAACCACACCCGCCAAACTGCTCCAAATCAAACCAAAATCATATACTCAACATAATCCAAGCATCAATTAACATCACCTCATCCATTTAACCAAAATTGCATAATTAAGTGaaattaaacttaataaaattCACCTAAATCAATTCAAATGAAACAGCCACTAATTCTAATtgatttaaacttaaataaacttTAAATCCAGCCTACAAACACATCCTCAACTCTCCTTAGCATAACAGCCTTGAAATTGAACTAAACCCTAAGCAAAAACTCAAttcaaatcatgaaatttcaaggAAAAGAGCATGAGACTCACCTTTAATCTTGGGCAGAACCTTGGGTTAGCTTAAACCAATCTAAACTTGGttgattgaagaagaaaaactcAGCTTCAAATGGCTTCTTAGGattttcgagagagagagaaagagagagcaacatatatgtattctaattttttttttcctttttatctaACATTTCctatctttaatttaaataaaaagaaaaaaaaaacctaaattataattctaattcagccaacaaaaattcaaaatccatataagacaaaactaaaataatacttggtaaaatgactattttacccctcCCTTAAAGCTTGAGTTATAACTTAAcctaagggtattttggtcattttCTAACTTTCCCGATTTAACCTACTTCTCAATATTTTAACCTAGTCCGGTATAATTCCAATATAACACAATTTCAACCAtcgtgacatttctgaccaTTCTGTCGAGTTCCACAATTGTCAGgcccgaaaatattttattcgaattatggtatctacgatacccacatatttcaatacaatctccgtaattaataaattacgctttattattcatttactcatattttcctaatcaactcgtaattagtttaagtaggattataatccaaCTCTAATACCcacttaatcacatatttaataaaatatgtctgattaaaatatcaatacatttttcgggatattacaaaaagtactgtagcgtgccttagcattagggcgttacaattttggtatcagagccttgacccaaccggaagtgtggtcgacgaggacgtcagaccccgtaagggggggtgattgtgacagtcagtagtcccgtgatccgtaaggggaaacaccgggtaagctgtgcaatcccacaccgcatggggaaggtcaagtgggatgattctgagactgtgtaggtatgggactacacagttgaagagggcttaaatggattgattggtactacctatatcaacaaggtgcatcttgtttttcggtagcccatctcgaaagaactccagagttaagcgtgcttgacctggggcaattttaggatgggtgacctcctgggaagttttcccaggaagcgtgcgagtgaggacaaagcacgctggaagcactcgtgttggtctgtagggccagtcatcagttcatgaagcagccaaagtgacatactcgtgtataagagccattcattccgtgagtgtaagggcccaatggaggcttgaagcgaggacATTACAAAtgaatggtatcagagccgccaggtttgtctacagaagcttgctatgacatgtacaatcttcatcagagaaagctcggttcacggttcagtaagcctgtacttgtttagtattttaaataaatgtgaatgtgaaagcattataggaagcatattagattttaattaattataaaagtgtgttgcctttaagtctttaagagcggtgttaagttttgatcgctgtctaacttgcctggcttatggattcgcaggctaagtcctattacaTGGatgccccgcgaaatacaagaagttagggtggcatggttgagaccggaggcggtcaggggaatcctcaaaatcctcgtggtcgcggccgtggccgtggcagagctcagggtggtcgccctgtaaatgcacctcaagctcctcctgattgggagcaaagatttgctgaaatgcaagatagaatccgccagcaagatgaagagattcaaagattgaggcagcagggtcctcctgccgtgcctccttaagtggttcaggccgttgcagttcctgcggtgccagcagagcaacctgttgttggcaaccgtatggagccgttgtacgaaagattccgGAAataggcacctccagtgtttttgagaggccctgatgtgatgaaggtcgagcagtggctttcagtgattgaatgcatcctcaattttatgggagtggttggaaatgaccgggtgacctgcgccactttccagtttcaggaagatgctctcgtgtggtgggagttgataaccctcactcgggacgtcacgctgatgacctgggaagaattcaaggagttatttaactccaagtattacaatgaagtagtccgcagtgcaaagcgaaaagagttcactgatctagttcaaaCTGAAGGAATGTCGGTTACAGAATATACGACCAAGTTTGACCGTCTGGCAAAGTTGgcagcgggaattgtgccaaccgattttagcaagaaagaaaaatatttggcgggtttgagtgcaaagattcgACATGACTTAGTGATTACTACCACTGAAGCAACCACAtatgcggagatggttgaaaaggctttgagagccgagggggCAGTGAAATTCCTTCAAGAGCCctgggtgactccgagtgttggtggaacccccactgttcctactcctgtttatggtagggatggtggtgactccaccactgagcagaaaagaaaaattgttcCGGCTTCTGGTGGTTCGGGGCAaagtaagcggttccgtgggaaccaaggtagaggaggacgccagggttactcttaccctgagtgtccacggtgcaagaaacatcatccgggagagtgtaaccggaagacatgctttctgtgtggcatggtggggcatttcaagaaagattgcccccaggcaaagaaagaggagccgaaagctgaggtgaaaccggttcctgctcgtgtgtttgccattacccaagctgatgctgcagccagtccttctgttgtgacaggtc
This Cannabis sativa cultivar Pink pepper isolate KNU-18-1 chromosome 6, ASM2916894v1, whole genome shotgun sequence DNA region includes the following protein-coding sequences:
- the LOC115695080 gene encoding uncharacterized protein LOC115695080 — its product is MGKLLKVGFHTSIDGSRESFRDQEEKVGGEGVPLSYATRRMKTLRVTTLDQNFKEDNGKTAKNKGDKPFRETKMEQNGFDEIPFNSIEILLHIEFEGSPPQFATSLVINSIDHFISNKGIALITPGGQYLHRVVKFGFKASNNEAEYDALITGLKLAWELHAKHIEICSDSQLVVNHVSGEYEAQGEKMIAYLRKIQDMLAQFKGYTLRQIPREENRTADALADL